In Rubrivirga marina, the following are encoded in one genomic region:
- the rlmD gene encoding 23S rRNA (uracil(1939)-C(5))-methyltransferase RlmD, which yields MPTDTLAPSDLKRGREVELTLTDFADRGKSLARVGEGDGGFVVFVAGAVPGDRVRARVFKRKKGFAEARLLEVLEPSELRTEPRCEYAASCGGCKWQHVEYPAQLAMKGEQAVSALTRARLDLSAADVRPPLGGGAYDGSGGVYFYRNKMEFSFSAMRWLTDWEIATGEEMDTDFALGLHVPGRFDKVLDLKACYLQSEWSARLVNGVRAFAKAQGWSPWHPREHTGYLRILALRTPGHTDDRMVNLVTSFYDEPRMAAFADFLRAEFPEVTTLVNTINSGVAQTAFGEAVHTVFGSGLVRDKIGPHTFEIASNAFFQTNTVAAEGLYAVAREFANLQPDDVVYDLYCGAGTISLFVADQVKRVVGVELVEEAVENARASAEANGVANCTFVAGDMLELLKPELVEEHGRPDVLIVDPPRAGMHPKVVGQIAHLRPERIVYVSCNPQTQARDLAMLQEAAAYTIEAVQPVDMFPHTHHVESVVGLRLT from the coding sequence ATGCCGACAGACACGCTCGCCCCCTCCGACCTCAAGCGCGGCCGCGAGGTCGAACTCACGCTGACGGACTTCGCCGACCGCGGCAAGAGCCTCGCCCGCGTCGGCGAGGGCGACGGCGGGTTCGTCGTGTTCGTGGCCGGCGCCGTGCCGGGCGACCGCGTCCGCGCCCGCGTGTTCAAACGGAAGAAGGGGTTCGCCGAGGCGCGGCTGCTGGAGGTCCTGGAGCCGAGCGAGCTCCGCACGGAGCCGCGGTGCGAGTACGCCGCGTCGTGCGGCGGGTGCAAGTGGCAGCACGTCGAGTACCCGGCGCAGCTGGCGATGAAGGGAGAGCAGGCTGTCTCGGCGCTCACCCGCGCCCGCCTCGACCTCTCCGCCGCCGACGTCCGCCCGCCGCTGGGCGGCGGCGCCTACGACGGGTCGGGCGGCGTCTACTTCTACCGCAACAAGATGGAGTTCTCCTTCTCCGCCATGCGCTGGCTGACGGACTGGGAGATCGCGACGGGGGAGGAGATGGACACCGACTTCGCGCTCGGCCTCCACGTGCCGGGCCGGTTCGACAAGGTCCTCGACCTGAAGGCGTGCTACCTCCAGAGCGAGTGGAGCGCCCGCCTCGTCAACGGCGTCCGCGCCTTCGCCAAGGCGCAGGGGTGGTCGCCGTGGCACCCGCGCGAGCACACGGGCTACCTCCGCATCCTCGCCCTCCGCACGCCGGGCCACACCGACGACCGGATGGTCAACCTCGTGACGTCGTTCTACGACGAGCCGCGCATGGCGGCCTTCGCCGACTTCCTCCGGGCCGAGTTCCCCGAGGTCACGACGCTCGTCAACACGATCAACTCGGGCGTGGCGCAGACGGCGTTCGGGGAGGCGGTCCACACGGTGTTCGGGTCGGGCCTCGTGCGCGACAAGATCGGGCCGCACACGTTCGAGATCGCCTCGAACGCGTTTTTCCAGACCAACACGGTCGCGGCCGAGGGGCTCTACGCGGTCGCCCGTGAGTTCGCCAACCTCCAGCCCGACGACGTGGTCTACGACCTCTACTGCGGCGCCGGCACGATCTCGCTCTTCGTCGCCGACCAGGTGAAGAGGGTCGTCGGCGTGGAGCTGGTGGAGGAGGCGGTTGAGAACGCCCGCGCGAGCGCCGAGGCGAACGGGGTGGCCAACTGCACGTTCGTCGCCGGTGACATGCTGGAGCTGCTCAAGCCGGAGCTCGTGGAGGAGCACGGCCGGCCGGACGTCCTCATCGTGGACCCGCCGCGGGCCGGGATGCATCCGAAGGTGGTCGGCCAGATCGCCCACCTCCGGCCGGAGCGGATCGTCTACGTCTCGTGCAACCCGCAGACGCAGGCGCGCGACCTCGCCATGCTCCAGGAGGCCGCGGCCTACACCATCGAGGCCGTCCAGCCCGTCGACATGTTCCCGCACACGCACCACGTCGAGAGCGTCGTCGGCCTCCGGCTGACCTAG
- a CDS encoding M42 family metallopeptidase, with product MPLSDDDRTFLFDLLRTPSPTGFEAPGQRLWAARAAERSDRVESDAYGNAWAVRDGKKNAPTVLLEAHADEIGFAVKYVSDDGFLRVDRIGGSDHAIARARRLVFMGSKGPVPGILGNTAIHLRDRSNDEKAPKIEDLYVDVGASSREEVADLGLRVGHPAVYADAVEMLTDTRVTGRALDNRLGGFVLTQVLGELRTGKKHAATVTALNAVQEEIGGNGAKMAAYAIEPDVAVVIDVTHATDSPGIEKAKHGEVKLGEGPTVTHGTVNHPAVVERLIEVAEANDIPLQHESSSRYSGTDTDVIFTSRRGVPSALVSIPMRYMHSTVETVDLGDVEHTVALLAAFARSVRADDTFRTAVL from the coding sequence ATGCCGCTTTCTGACGACGACCGAACCTTCCTTTTCGACCTCCTCCGCACGCCCTCGCCGACGGGCTTCGAGGCCCCCGGCCAGCGGCTCTGGGCCGCCCGCGCCGCCGAGCGCTCCGACCGCGTCGAGAGCGACGCCTACGGCAACGCCTGGGCCGTCCGCGACGGCAAGAAAAACGCCCCGACGGTCCTCCTCGAGGCCCATGCCGACGAGATCGGCTTCGCCGTCAAGTACGTCTCCGACGACGGGTTCCTCCGCGTCGACAGGATCGGAGGGAGCGACCACGCGATCGCGCGAGCGCGCCGGCTCGTGTTCATGGGCTCGAAGGGCCCCGTGCCTGGCATCCTCGGCAACACGGCCATCCACCTCCGCGACCGGAGCAACGACGAGAAGGCCCCGAAGATCGAGGACCTCTACGTCGACGTCGGCGCCAGCTCGCGCGAGGAGGTCGCCGACCTCGGGCTCCGCGTGGGCCACCCCGCGGTCTACGCCGACGCGGTCGAGATGCTGACCGACACCCGCGTCACGGGGCGCGCGCTCGACAACCGGCTCGGCGGGTTCGTCCTGACGCAGGTCCTCGGCGAGCTCCGGACGGGCAAGAAGCACGCGGCGACCGTCACGGCGCTCAACGCGGTCCAGGAGGAGATCGGCGGGAATGGGGCGAAGATGGCCGCCTACGCCATCGAGCCCGACGTGGCCGTCGTCATCGACGTGACGCACGCGACGGACTCGCCCGGCATCGAGAAGGCCAAGCACGGGGAGGTCAAGCTCGGCGAGGGGCCGACCGTCACGCACGGGACCGTCAACCACCCGGCCGTGGTCGAGCGGCTCATCGAGGTGGCCGAGGCGAACGACATCCCGCTCCAGCACGAGTCGTCGAGCCGGTACTCGGGGACCGACACCGACGTCATCTTCACGTCGCGGCGGGGCGTCCCGAGCGCGCTCGTCTCGATCCCGATGCGCTACATGCACTCGACCGTCGAGACCGTCGACCTCGGCGACGTCGAGCACACCGTCGCCCTGCTGGCCGCGTTCGCGCGGTCCGTCCGTGCCGACGACACCTTCCGCACCGCCGTCCTCTGA
- a CDS encoding HmuY family protein, whose amino-acid sequence MSRPLLFVALALVWGACGSSAFDAEPYRGTEADVEAGDGADVTLYSLGRPTADSTAVPRVVPASDSATTRWDLGFRGTEILLNGGSSGPGAGVGVVVDVPIEEVDDALNDDYVYRRDGESPCPSGPPRAVCTAPGDGWFEEVGLPGGGTAVVPVEGRTLLLRLGNGQGYAKVRFVSYYRGAPDVAAIDDDSEGGVYTFEYVVNPDGSSFVETE is encoded by the coding sequence ATGTCCCGTCCGCTCCTGTTCGTCGCCCTCGCCCTCGTCTGGGGGGCCTGCGGGTCGAGCGCCTTCGACGCCGAGCCCTACCGCGGCACCGAGGCGGACGTCGAGGCTGGCGACGGCGCCGACGTCACCCTCTACTCCCTCGGGCGGCCGACGGCGGACTCCACGGCAGTCCCCCGCGTCGTCCCCGCGTCCGACTCGGCGACGACGCGGTGGGACCTCGGTTTCCGCGGCACGGAGATCCTGCTCAACGGCGGGTCGAGCGGACCCGGCGCCGGCGTCGGCGTCGTGGTCGACGTCCCGATCGAGGAGGTCGACGACGCGCTGAACGACGACTACGTCTACCGCCGCGACGGCGAGTCGCCGTGCCCGAGCGGCCCGCCGCGCGCCGTCTGCACAGCCCCGGGCGACGGGTGGTTCGAGGAGGTGGGGCTGCCCGGCGGCGGCACAGCCGTCGTCCCGGTCGAGGGCCGGACGCTCCTGCTCCGCCTCGGCAACGGACAGGGCTACGCCAAGGTCCGGTTCGTGAGCTACTACCGTGGCGCGCCCGACGTGGCCGCGATCGACGACGACTCCGAGGGCGGGGTCTACACGTTCGAGTACGTCGTCAACCCCGATGGGTCGTCGTTCGTGGAGACCGAGTAG
- a CDS encoding copper-binding protein: protein MRFPLLALAALVACSDVPPAEPPSATLVVRAVYVQPMYGGEAMLVNHEAIPNRMPAMQMALRVYTPALLDSLTEGARVALTLDSASLEVVNVETLPFDTVLDLEPRDASGRGGIVLPDTGG from the coding sequence ATGCGTTTCCCACTCCTCGCGCTGGCCGCGCTCGTCGCCTGCTCCGACGTGCCTCCCGCCGAGCCGCCCTCGGCGACGCTCGTCGTCCGCGCGGTGTACGTCCAGCCGATGTATGGGGGAGAGGCCATGCTGGTCAACCACGAGGCGATACCCAACCGGATGCCCGCCATGCAGATGGCCCTCCGCGTCTACACGCCGGCCCTGCTCGACAGCCTGACCGAGGGCGCCCGGGTCGCGCTCACGCTCGACAGCGCGTCGCTCGAAGTCGTCAACGTCGAAACGCTCCCGTTCGACACGGTCCTCGACCTCGAGCCAAGGGACGCCAGCGGACGGGGCGGGATCGTCCTGCCCGACACCGGCGGCTAG
- a CDS encoding transporter, producing the protein MFRPLVLSFLVGALPASAQLVTDRPDFTESAVAVPTARVQVEAGASFEVVDTGAGGGAFGVSGPEALVRLGLADGFEARLGLPGYRIADVTRPDDRGFTDLALGAKAGLARFAEWDVAAIVEVSIPVDSDASVSPLAILIVGRDLGAVSLGAQAEVVWDRTTDRTEVGGTAVLGVPLAEHVGGFAEVAAGTTPDGAAVLAHTGATLLLSPDLQLDAHGGLGLTAAAPDAFGGLGLSVRF; encoded by the coding sequence ATGTTCCGGCCCCTCGTCCTCTCCTTTCTCGTCGGAGCTCTCCCCGCCTCGGCGCAGCTCGTCACCGACCGGCCCGATTTCACCGAGAGCGCCGTCGCCGTTCCGACGGCTCGGGTCCAGGTGGAGGCCGGCGCGTCGTTCGAGGTCGTCGACACCGGCGCTGGCGGCGGCGCGTTCGGGGTCTCCGGGCCGGAGGCTCTCGTCCGCCTCGGGCTGGCGGATGGGTTCGAGGCCCGCCTTGGCCTGCCCGGCTACCGCATCGCCGACGTGACGCGCCCGGATGATCGGGGCTTCACCGACCTCGCTCTCGGAGCGAAAGCCGGGCTCGCCCGGTTCGCAGAGTGGGACGTCGCCGCCATCGTGGAGGTCTCGATCCCGGTCGACAGCGACGCGAGCGTGAGTCCGCTGGCGATCCTCATCGTGGGCCGCGACCTCGGGGCAGTGTCGCTCGGGGCGCAGGCAGAGGTCGTGTGGGACCGGACCACCGACCGCACCGAGGTCGGCGGAACAGCCGTCTTGGGGGTGCCGCTCGCCGAGCACGTCGGCGGGTTCGCCGAGGTCGCCGCCGGCACGACGCCCGACGGGGCGGCCGTGCTCGCCCACACGGGCGCGACTCTCCTCCTCTCGCCCGATCTCCAGCTCGACGCGCACGGCGGCCTCGGCCTGACGGCGGCGGCGCCCGACGCGTTCGGCGGTCTCGGGCTGAGCGTCCGGTTCTAG
- a CDS encoding metal-dependent transcriptional regulator, which yields MPSPAVEDYLKAIYQLGRTGDPVRTSALADHLGVSPASVTGMLKKLAEAGLVAHETYQGARLTEPGRLVAVETIRHHRLVETYLHQALGVPWDRLHDEAEAWEHVLSEDLEARMDAALGHPTHDPHGAPIPTPDLELDEEDRLPLARLDPGQEATVAEVSDHDGALLRAVGAAGLFPGVRFRLDAVADDGAVAVQLLSGDRAGETVHLGADAPPFLFLDDIR from the coding sequence ATGCCGTCTCCCGCCGTCGAGGATTATCTCAAGGCCATCTACCAACTCGGGCGCACCGGCGACCCCGTTCGGACGTCGGCGCTGGCGGATCACCTCGGCGTGTCTCCGGCGTCGGTGACGGGGATGCTGAAGAAGCTCGCCGAGGCGGGCCTCGTGGCCCACGAGACGTACCAGGGCGCGCGCCTCACGGAGCCCGGCCGGCTCGTCGCCGTCGAGACGATCCGCCATCACCGGCTCGTCGAGACCTACCTCCACCAGGCGCTGGGCGTGCCATGGGACCGTCTCCACGACGAGGCCGAAGCCTGGGAGCACGTGCTCTCCGAAGACCTCGAGGCCCGCATGGACGCCGCGCTCGGCCACCCGACCCACGACCCCCACGGGGCCCCGATCCCCACGCCCGACCTCGAACTCGACGAGGAGGACCGGCTCCCGCTCGCCCGCCTCGACCCGGGACAGGAGGCGACCGTCGCCGAGGTCAGCGACCATGACGGCGCGCTCCTCCGGGCCGTCGGCGCGGCCGGCCTGTTCCCGGGCGTCCGGTTCCGCCTCGACGCGGTCGCCGACGACGGCGCCGTGGCCGTCCAGCTCCTCTCGGGCGACCGGGCCGGCGAGACCGTCCACCTCGGCGCCGACGCGCCCCCCTTCCTGTTTCTCGACGACATCCGATGA
- a CDS encoding metal ABC transporter solute-binding protein, Zn/Mn family: protein MSPPDRQRTTAVLSSLGAAGLALPVVVLALSLVGCGPAEGGASGPIAERTVNVVATTSMIADLAREVGGDRVEVEGLMGAGVDPHLYRPRESDVARLVGADLVLYNGLELEGKMGEVLEQVEGRGIVAEPIAEVISEDVLLSPPEFSGSFDPHVWMDVALWKRVSTAVADALAALDPTHAETYAANAAAYQTRLDSLDAWVRQRVAEVPEDRRVLVTAHDAFNYFGEAYGFDVRGLQGLSTATEAGTADVRDLAAFVAERRIPAMFVESSVSPRNIEAVQQAVRARGFDVAIGGNLFSDALGDPGTPEGTYEGMIRHNVNTIVGALAPAE from the coding sequence ATGAGCCCCCCCGACCGCCAGCGCACGACTGCCGTTCTCTCCTCCCTCGGGGCCGCAGGCCTGGCCCTGCCCGTCGTGGTCCTGGCCCTGAGCCTCGTCGGCTGTGGGCCGGCCGAGGGCGGGGCCTCCGGCCCGATCGCCGAGCGGACCGTGAACGTCGTCGCCACGACGAGCATGATCGCGGACCTCGCTCGCGAGGTCGGCGGCGACCGAGTCGAGGTGGAGGGCCTCATGGGAGCGGGCGTCGACCCGCACCTGTACCGGCCGCGGGAGAGCGACGTGGCGCGCCTCGTCGGCGCCGACCTCGTGCTCTACAACGGGCTCGAACTGGAAGGGAAGATGGGCGAGGTGCTGGAGCAGGTCGAGGGCCGTGGGATCGTGGCCGAGCCCATCGCCGAGGTGATCTCCGAGGACGTCCTCCTCTCGCCGCCGGAGTTCTCAGGCAGCTTCGACCCGCACGTCTGGATGGACGTCGCCCTCTGGAAGCGCGTCTCGACCGCCGTCGCCGACGCGCTCGCGGCGCTCGACCCGACGCACGCGGAGACCTACGCGGCCAACGCGGCTGCGTACCAGACCCGCCTCGACTCGCTCGACGCCTGGGTCCGCCAGCGGGTCGCGGAGGTGCCCGAAGACCGGCGCGTCCTCGTCACCGCCCACGACGCGTTCAACTACTTCGGCGAGGCGTACGGCTTCGACGTCCGTGGGCTGCAGGGGCTCTCGACGGCGACCGAGGCGGGCACGGCCGACGTCCGCGACCTCGCGGCCTTCGTGGCCGAGCGCCGGATCCCGGCCATGTTCGTGGAGTCGAGCGTGTCGCCGCGGAACATCGAGGCGGTCCAGCAGGCCGTCCGCGCACGCGGCTTCGACGTCGCCATTGGAGGCAACCTGTTCTCGGACGCCCTCGGCGACCCCGGCACGCCGGAGGGGACCTACGAGGGCATGATCCGGCACAACGTGAACACGATCGTCGGCGCCCTCGCGCCGGCCGAGTAG
- a CDS encoding metal ABC transporter ATP-binding protein yields MQRFAVTPAIDVADLTVAYRDEPVLWDVDLRVPEGVLMAIVGPNGAGKTTLIKSILGLLPTAAGRIEVLGAPLAERRRDVAYVPQRGSVDWDFPTSVLDVVLMGTYGRLGWIKRPGAEERARASEALEQVGMADFADRQIAQLSGGQQQRVFLARALVQDARVYLMDEPFQGVDATTERAIVLLLQRLREEGKTVLVVHHDLQTVPEYFDWVLLLNVRRIAAGPVDEVFTDANLRAAYGGRVPFQAGGASLADPARLGTEAEGATPPVP; encoded by the coding sequence ATGCAGCGCTTCGCCGTCACGCCGGCCATCGACGTCGCCGACCTCACGGTCGCCTACCGGGACGAGCCCGTGCTGTGGGACGTCGACCTGCGGGTGCCCGAGGGCGTGCTCATGGCGATCGTCGGGCCGAACGGGGCGGGGAAGACGACGCTCATCAAGTCGATCCTCGGCCTCCTCCCGACGGCCGCCGGGCGGATCGAGGTGCTGGGCGCGCCGCTGGCGGAGCGTCGCCGCGACGTGGCCTACGTCCCCCAGCGCGGCTCCGTCGACTGGGACTTCCCGACGAGCGTGCTCGACGTGGTGCTCATGGGCACCTACGGCCGCCTCGGGTGGATCAAGCGGCCCGGCGCCGAGGAGCGGGCGCGGGCGTCCGAGGCGCTCGAGCAAGTCGGCATGGCCGACTTCGCGGACCGGCAGATCGCGCAGCTCTCGGGCGGCCAGCAGCAGCGCGTGTTCCTGGCGCGGGCCCTCGTGCAGGACGCCCGCGTCTACCTCATGGACGAGCCGTTCCAGGGCGTCGACGCGACGACCGAGCGCGCCATCGTCTTGCTCCTCCAGCGGCTCCGGGAGGAAGGGAAGACCGTCCTCGTCGTCCACCACGACCTCCAGACCGTCCCCGAGTACTTCGACTGGGTCCTGCTCCTGAACGTCCGCCGGATCGCGGCTGGGCCGGTCGACGAGGTCTTTACCGACGCCAACCTCCGCGCGGCCTACGGCGGGCGCGTCCCGTTCCAGGCCGGCGGCGCGTCGCTCGCCGACCCCGCCCGCCTCGGCACCGAGGCCGAGGGAGCTACGCCGCCCGTGCCGTGA
- a CDS encoding metal ABC transporter permease, with protein sequence MIELDYTLRTVALGAAVLGLSSGSLGAFAVLRGQSLLGDAISHAALPGVALAFLLTASKAPLVLVVGAGLAGWVGTLCVSAIVERSRVPYDAALGIVLSVFFGLGMVLLTYIQAQPDASQAGLDTFLFGQAAALVGRDVVTMAVLGAVALVAMLVFWKEFKILLFDPDFAASQGFPVRALDVGLTTLLVVAIVIGLQTVGVVLMSALIVAPAAAARQWTDRLWGVVALAGLFGALSGAAGALLSSATARIPTGPTIVLVATAVVGVSLLLAPGRGLVAAWALGIRNRRVLRVAGTLEDLYTLALAHEDVHYPHPAATLQTMTARPEAVGPTLDRLQKQGLVEPRDDAWALTPRGLAEARRLARTRADEHDPAHLGVEVEGPTP encoded by the coding sequence GTGATCGAACTGGACTACACGCTGCGGACCGTCGCGCTGGGCGCGGCCGTGCTCGGGCTCTCGTCCGGGTCGCTCGGCGCGTTCGCCGTGCTCCGCGGGCAGTCGCTCCTCGGCGACGCCATCAGCCACGCGGCCCTGCCCGGCGTCGCGCTGGCCTTCCTGCTGACGGCGAGCAAGGCGCCGCTCGTCCTCGTCGTCGGGGCCGGGCTGGCGGGGTGGGTGGGGACGCTCTGCGTGAGCGCGATCGTCGAGCGGAGCCGGGTGCCATACGACGCCGCGCTCGGCATCGTCCTGTCGGTGTTCTTCGGGCTGGGGATGGTGCTCCTCACGTACATCCAGGCGCAGCCGGACGCGAGCCAGGCCGGGCTCGACACGTTCCTCTTCGGGCAGGCCGCCGCGCTCGTCGGCCGCGACGTCGTGACGATGGCCGTGCTCGGGGCGGTCGCGCTCGTCGCGATGCTCGTCTTCTGGAAGGAGTTCAAGATCCTCCTGTTCGACCCCGACTTCGCCGCGTCGCAGGGCTTCCCCGTCCGTGCCCTCGACGTCGGGCTGACGACCCTCCTCGTGGTGGCGATCGTGATCGGGCTCCAGACGGTCGGCGTGGTGCTGATGAGCGCGCTCATCGTGGCGCCCGCGGCGGCGGCCCGGCAGTGGACCGACCGGCTGTGGGGCGTCGTGGCACTGGCGGGGCTGTTCGGCGCGCTCAGCGGGGCGGCCGGGGCGCTCCTCTCCAGTGCCACGGCCCGCATCCCGACGGGCCCGACGATCGTGCTCGTGGCGACCGCCGTCGTCGGCGTGAGCCTCCTTCTGGCGCCAGGTCGGGGGCTCGTGGCGGCGTGGGCGCTGGGGATCCGGAACCGGCGCGTGCTCCGCGTGGCCGGCACGCTCGAGGACCTCTACACGCTCGCGCTCGCCCACGAGGACGTCCACTACCCGCACCCCGCGGCGACGCTCCAGACCATGACCGCCCGCCCCGAGGCCGTCGGCCCGACCCTCGACCGGCTTCAGAAGCAGGGCCTCGTCGAGCCCCGCGACGACGCCTGGGCGCTCACGCCGCGCGGCCTCGCCGAGGCCCGCCGCCTCGCCCGCACGCGGGCCGATGAGCACGACCCCGCCCACCTCGGCGTCGAGGTCGAGGGACCCACCCCATGA
- a CDS encoding metal ABC transporter permease yields MTPQLEIQLIASVTAAACALVGAFLVLRKTALLSDAISHAILPGIVLAFFHTENLNSPLLLVAAAVTGVLTVGAIEALGRTRLVKQDAAIALVFPALFSIGVVLISRYASGVHLDIDAVLLGDPAFSWIQRFEVGGWDLGPQSLWLMGTVLVLVAAFVGLFYKELKISTFDAALAGALGLAPAAVHYALMTLVSVVAVGAFDVVGSILVVGLMIAPPAAAWLLTDRLPVLLGLSVALGVASAVSGYWMARLFDVSIAGAMAVMAGVLFALCFAFAPHRGLVAQARRRARQRVAFAERMLLVHLLHHEHTPEADRECRVSHLQEHLHWAPALASRAVRAAERGGAVRRSGDRLALTDDGRTAAQRAMVG; encoded by the coding sequence ATGACGCCGCAGCTCGAGATCCAGCTCATCGCCTCCGTCACGGCCGCCGCCTGCGCGCTCGTGGGGGCGTTCCTCGTGCTCCGCAAGACGGCGCTGCTGTCGGACGCCATCAGCCACGCGATCCTCCCCGGCATCGTGCTGGCGTTCTTCCACACCGAAAACCTCAACTCGCCGCTCCTCCTCGTCGCCGCGGCCGTGACGGGCGTGCTCACCGTCGGTGCGATCGAGGCGCTGGGGCGGACGCGCCTCGTGAAGCAGGACGCGGCCATTGCGCTCGTCTTCCCGGCCCTGTTCTCGATCGGCGTCGTGCTGATCTCGCGGTACGCGTCGGGCGTCCACCTCGACATCGACGCCGTGCTCCTGGGGGACCCGGCCTTCTCGTGGATCCAGCGATTTGAGGTCGGCGGGTGGGACCTCGGCCCGCAGTCGCTGTGGCTCATGGGCACCGTGCTCGTCCTCGTCGCCGCGTTCGTCGGGCTGTTCTACAAGGAGCTGAAGATCAGCACGTTCGACGCGGCACTCGCGGGCGCGCTCGGGCTCGCGCCGGCCGCCGTCCACTACGCCTTGATGACGCTCGTGTCGGTCGTCGCGGTAGGCGCGTTCGACGTGGTCGGGTCGATCCTCGTGGTCGGGCTGATGATCGCGCCGCCGGCCGCGGCGTGGCTCCTGACCGACCGGCTGCCCGTGCTGCTGGGCCTGTCGGTCGCCCTCGGCGTGGCGAGCGCCGTGTCTGGGTATTGGATGGCGCGCTTGTTCGACGTGTCGATCGCGGGGGCAATGGCCGTGATGGCGGGCGTCCTGTTCGCGCTGTGCTTCGCGTTCGCGCCGCACCGCGGGCTCGTGGCGCAGGCCCGCCGCCGGGCCCGCCAGCGCGTGGCCTTCGCCGAGCGGATGCTCCTCGTCCACCTCCTCCACCACGAGCACACGCCCGAGGCGGACCGGGAGTGCCGCGTGAGCCACCTCCAAGAACACCTCCACTGGGCGCCGGCCCTCGCCAGCCGTGCCGTCCGCGCAGCCGAGCGCGGCGGCGCCGTCCGCCGCTCCGGCGACCGCCTCGCGCTGACGGACGACGGCCGGACGGCGGCCCAGCGAGCGATGGTGGGGTAG
- a CDS encoding serine hydrolase domain-containing protein, producing the protein MRALLAAALFTVGAHAQPLASAPVDPLSRKIDAAVRAVHEAGAFDGVVLVVEGTPAAPRVLYEGAFGLADRTWRIPMTPDVRFPLASITKQVAAVVAHRLEMDGRLDLGAPVARYVPGLIAGGDSVLVRYLLNHTSGLPDLDADGGAAWRCPLPGEPDTLAIAADVIRLFGSGPLRATPGGTVAYNNADYLVLEAVMEAATGEPFEALLRHEILDPLGMTDSGLLRPSGTVERLATAYAADEPSLCLARWRYGGAAALYGTAADLARFDLALISGDLLPPDRLDALWASSSEMGFVAQGAWSYTKPIGDARVRVIERQGTFGALGVLNVLLPDQGRAVILLKNPGDANLFALSHQPGLPDDLVRLVAAPPEAE; encoded by the coding sequence ATGCGCGCCCTGCTCGCCGCCGCCCTGTTCACCGTCGGCGCCCACGCCCAGCCGCTGGCCAGCGCGCCGGTCGACCCGCTCAGCCGGAAGATCGACGCGGCGGTCCGCGCCGTCCACGAGGCGGGCGCGTTCGACGGCGTCGTGCTCGTGGTCGAGGGGACGCCCGCCGCCCCCCGCGTGCTCTACGAGGGCGCCTTCGGGCTGGCCGACCGGACGTGGCGCATCCCGATGACGCCCGACGTCCGGTTCCCGCTCGCGTCCATCACGAAGCAGGTCGCCGCCGTGGTCGCCCACCGGCTGGAGATGGACGGCCGGCTCGACCTCGGCGCGCCCGTCGCCCGGTACGTCCCCGGCCTCATCGCCGGCGGCGACTCGGTCCTCGTGCGCTACCTGTTGAACCACACGTCCGGCCTCCCCGACCTCGACGCCGACGGCGGGGCGGCCTGGCGGTGCCCGCTCCCCGGCGAGCCCGATACGCTGGCGATCGCGGCCGACGTGATCCGCCTGTTCGGATCGGGCCCGCTCCGCGCGACGCCCGGCGGGACCGTCGCCTACAACAACGCCGACTACCTCGTCCTCGAGGCGGTGATGGAAGCGGCAACGGGCGAGCCGTTCGAGGCCCTCCTCCGACACGAGATCCTCGACCCGCTCGGGATGACCGACTCCGGCCTCCTCCGCCCCAGCGGCACCGTCGAGCGGCTGGCGACGGCCTACGCCGCCGACGAGCCGAGCCTATGTCTCGCTCGCTGGCGCTACGGCGGGGCCGCCGCGCTCTACGGCACGGCCGCCGACCTCGCCCGCTTCGACCTCGCGCTGATCAGCGGCGACCTCCTCCCGCCCGACCGGCTCGACGCACTCTGGGCGTCGTCCTCTGAGATGGGGTTCGTGGCGCAGGGCGCGTGGTCGTACACGAAGCCGATCGGTGACGCGAGGGTGCGGGTGATCGAACGGCAGGGGACGTTCGGGGCGCTCGGCGTCCTCAACGTGTTGCTGCCCGATCAGGGGCGCGCGGTCATCCTGCTGAAGAACCCGGGCGACGCGAACCTCTTCGCGCTGTCCCACCAGCCGGGCCTACCCGACGACCTCGTCCGCCTCGTCGCCGCGCCCCCCGAGGCAGAGTGA